One stretch of Natranaerovirga pectinivora DNA includes these proteins:
- a CDS encoding DAK2 domain-containing protein codes for MLINKVDAKTLQKIFIAGAKYLESKKEFVNEMNVFPVPDGDTGTNMSLTILSAAKEVNGLVDVNMKSVAKAISSGSLRGARGNSGVILSQLFRGFSKEISEHEFIDTTIMANAFQQGVETAYKAVMKPKEGTILTVARGIADKATELAEHNDDIIYVLKETLAYGEEVLNQTPDMLPVLKQAGVVDAGGQGLLYILIGAYEVLNGKEVNYVVEESLTKETSTVTLKVDEDIEFGYCTEFIINLTQENNGTIDSDLKAYLSSIGDSIVVVSDDDMIKVHVHTNDPGNALQKGLSFGALNNIKIDNMREQHSALVVDEKLLEESDSKVSALEIPKERKESGFIVVSIGEGLNEIFKGLGVDYIIEGGQTMNPSTEDMLNAISKIEADNIFILPNNKNIILAAQQAQELVEDKKVFVIPTKTIPQGINAIINYEYGKTPEENEKKMNNSVGLVKTGQLTYAVRDTQIEDKEIKQGDLLGIGDGKILVVGKEINDSTKELLEMLIDEDSELISVYYGQDVKEEDVEELREYIEGTHEECDVEIHYGGQPLYYYIISVE; via the coding sequence GTGTTAATCAATAAAGTAGATGCAAAGACACTTCAAAAAATATTTATTGCGGGAGCAAAATATCTAGAATCAAAAAAAGAATTTGTCAATGAAATGAACGTATTCCCAGTTCCAGATGGAGATACTGGGACAAATATGTCTCTAACAATTCTTTCAGCAGCTAAGGAAGTTAATGGTCTTGTTGATGTGAATATGAAGTCCGTTGCAAAAGCTATATCTTCTGGTTCTCTTAGAGGGGCAAGAGGAAATTCAGGTGTTATTTTATCTCAGTTATTTAGAGGTTTTTCAAAAGAAATAAGTGAACATGAATTCATTGATACAACAATTATGGCTAATGCATTTCAACAAGGTGTTGAAACAGCCTATAAAGCTGTTATGAAGCCAAAAGAAGGAACCATTCTTACAGTAGCAAGAGGTATTGCTGACAAAGCTACTGAATTGGCAGAGCATAATGATGATATTATTTATGTTCTAAAAGAGACACTTGCTTATGGCGAGGAAGTTTTAAATCAAACTCCTGATATGTTACCAGTATTAAAACAAGCAGGTGTAGTAGATGCTGGTGGACAGGGATTATTATATATATTAATTGGTGCCTACGAAGTTTTAAATGGAAAAGAAGTAAATTATGTGGTGGAAGAATCTCTTACAAAAGAAACAAGTACTGTAACATTAAAAGTTGATGAGGATATTGAATTTGGTTACTGTACTGAATTTATTATAAATTTAACTCAAGAAAACAATGGAACAATTGATTCTGACTTAAAAGCGTACTTATCTTCTATAGGGGATTCAATTGTAGTGGTTTCTGATGATGATATGATTAAAGTGCATGTACATACGAATGATCCTGGAAATGCACTTCAAAAAGGATTATCATTTGGTGCATTAAATAATATAAAAATTGATAATATGAGAGAACAACATAGTGCTTTAGTCGTTGATGAGAAATTATTAGAAGAAAGTGATTCTAAAGTGAGTGCATTAGAAATTCCAAAGGAAAGAAAAGAATCTGGTTTTATAGTGGTTTCTATTGGAGAAGGATTAAATGAAATATTTAAAGGATTAGGTGTTGACTACATCATCGAAGGTGGTCAAACAATGAATCCAAGTACAGAGGATATGCTTAATGCTATTAGTAAAATTGAGGCAGATAACATATTTATATTACCAAATAATAAAAACATCATTCTTGCGGCACAACAAGCTCAGGAATTAGTAGAGGACAAAAAAGTTTTTGTTATCCCTACAAAAACAATACCTCAAGGAATCAATGCCATTATCAATTATGAATATGGGAAAACACCAGAAGAAAATGAGAAAAAAATGAATAATAGCGTTGGACTGGTTAAAACGGGTCAATTAACTTATGCTGTTAGAGACACTCAGATTGAGGACAAAGAAATTAAACAAGGTGATTTGCTAGGTATAGGTGATGGAAAAATATTAGTGGTAGGGAAAGAAATAAATGATTCAACGAAAGAATTATTAGAAATGCTCATAGATGAAGACTCTGAATTAATAAGCGTTTACTATGGCCAAGATGTAAAAGAAGAGGATGTTGAAGAATTAAGAGAATACATTGAAGGAACCCATGAAGAATGTGATGTAGAAATACATTATGGCGGGCAACCCCTTTATTATTACATTATTTCTGTTGAATAA
- the rpmB gene encoding 50S ribosomal protein L28, protein MAKCSICEKSVHFGHKVSHSNKKSNKMWKPNIKKVKAVINGAPKKISVCTQCLKSGNVVRA, encoded by the coding sequence ATGGCAAAATGTTCAATATGTGAAAAAAGCGTTCACTTTGGTCATAAGGTAAGCCATTCAAATAAAAAATCAAATAAAATGTGGAAACCTAACATTAAAAAAGTTAAAGCAGTTATTAATGGTGCACCAAAAAAAATCAGTGTTTGCACACAATGCTTAAAGTCAGGAAACGTTGTTCGCGCTTAA
- a CDS encoding Asp23/Gls24 family envelope stress response protein, producing MKGRMATNIGDIIVDNEVISKYAGLAAVECYGIVGMAMITVKEGIVKLLKRESLGKGVKVNVIDNRIEIDFHVIVEYGIKISAVADNLISTVKYKVEKFTGMEVSKINIFVEGVRVD from the coding sequence ATGAAAGGAAGAATGGCGACAAATATTGGAGACATTATTGTTGATAATGAGGTAATCTCAAAGTATGCAGGATTAGCTGCAGTAGAATGTTATGGTATCGTTGGTATGGCTATGATTACAGTCAAAGAAGGTATCGTTAAACTTCTTAAAAGAGAAAGTCTTGGAAAAGGTGTTAAGGTAAATGTTATTGATAATCGAATTGAAATAGATTTTCATGTTATTGTTGAATATGGAATTAAAATATCAGCTGTTGCAGATAATTTAATTAGTACTGTAAAATATAAAGTTGAGAAATTCACAGGAATGGAAGTTTCAAAAATTAATATCTTTGTAGAAGGTGTTAGAGTAGACTAA